From the genome of Chloroflexota bacterium:
AATCGGTGCTTTCCTTCGCCGCGATGCGCAGGGGATTGCCGCTGATTTGGAAAGGGTCTATCGCATCTTCCCGCGCTTGCGGGAGCGCGAGGGCCAATATGCTGGCAGCCTCAGTGGCGGCGAGCAACAAATGCTCGTCATTGGCCGAGGACTCATGTCACACCCCAGACTCATGCTCATGGACGAGCCTTCGCTCGGCTTGGCACCCATGCTGGTGCAAGAAATATTCAAAGTCATTCGGGAGATCAATCAGGAAGGAACTACCCTGCTCCTGGTAGAGCAGAATGCCCGTAAAGCACTGGCCATCGCTCACCGTGCCTATGTTCTGGAAACGGGAGAGATCGTCCGCGAGGGCAGTGGCCAAGAACTGCTTAAAGACCCCGTCGTACAGGAAGCATACCTTGGTACCAGGCGTACAGCAAAGAAAAGATGAGCCAGGTGGATGGCTACTAGTTAACTTTTCACTTATTGAGCCCTGTTCTAACTGCACCTTTCGTGGTGCGTTTCGAATAACACTTTAGGAGGTAATGTCACATGAGAACAGACAGTTTTCGCGGTCGTGATTTCATCACCTTGCTAGAATGGAGCAAAGAGGAAGTTGAGACCATCCTCGATGTAGCGCTCGATCTCAAGCGACGGTTTGCCCTTGGCGAACCCCACGATCACATCCTGCGTGCCAAGACCCTATTCATGATTTTTTACAATCAGTCTCTGCGCACGCGCAACTCGTTTGAGGCAGGCATGACCCAGCTGGGCGGCCATGCTCACTATCTGGATCCAGAAAGGATCTACACGCCTGCCTTGCCCGGCAAGGAAGTGGCCTACTCCACCGAGCGTGTCTCGGACGTAGCGCGGGTGCTGTCGCGTATGGGTCACGCTATTGCGATCCGCTGCTATGGCGATCCGGTGGACTGGGTCTATGGTGGGGCGAACGAACTGATCCGCAACTTTGCCTACTGGGCTGATATCCCAGTGCTGAACATGGAGGATGACAAATATCATCCCTTCCAGGCTTTGGCCGACATCCTCACCGTGAAGGAAAAATTTGGCACTTTCAAGGGGGTGAAGTTCGTCATGTCTTGGGCTTACTCGCCCAGCGTGCACAAGCCGCGCGCCGTGCCGCAGAGCGCCATCATCGCTGCTACCAAGATGGGCATGGATGTAACACTCGCTCATCCGCCGGAAATGGAGCTAGATCCCGAGGTCATTCAGGCTTGCCAGAACTATGCTAAAGTGAACGGTTCTTCCTTCCGCATCGTGCATGATTTCGAGCAGGCTGCCAAGGGTGCGCACGTGCTCTATCCCAAGGCTTGGGCTCCCGTGCAGATGTTCAAGCCACCAGTGGGTGAGGACAACCCGAAACTCGCTCAAGAGATCTTTGATCGCCACAAAGATTGGAAGGCCACACCAGAGTACATGGCCCTGGCTGACCCAGAAGCCATCTACATGCACTGCCTGCCCGCTGACCGTGGCTGGGAGGTCGTGGATGCGGTGATTGACAACACCGATCCAAAGTCAGGGTGGCGTTCTGTTGTTTACGATGAGGCAGAGAACCGACTGCACGTACAGAAAGCTGTGATGAGTTTGGTAATGCGCTAACCCGCATCCCTGCATGTTCTGCTTTCGCGCAGGGTGCGCAGGCAGGACAAATTCGTGGAATGTGTTTTGTCCCGCCTGCTAATATGGCTATTTGTCCTCTTGACAGACAAGGGACGCTTCGCGGAAAGCAGAGCCCTTGTGCTTTCCGCGAAGCGTTCTGTTGCCTATTCAAGTAGAGCTGTATGTCACCAAATGTATGAAGACAAGGAGATGAATAATGGCGAAAGCAAGCAAACTAATTACCGGTCCTACTTTCGAAGAGATGCTGCACCCGGATAAGATCGACCCACAAGTGCGCCAGCGTGCACTGGAAATGCGCATCAAAGACCCACTCGATCCTATTAACCTGTACAACATCACATGGCGTTCGCCCCAGGGCAAGGTATATGCCTATGTCTTACCCAAGCAACTAACCAACGTCGAAGCGCCGATTGTCGTGCTCTACTCCAAAGATTTTCCCACGGGCAGCCATAAAGTCGGTGCGACCTATTCCGTGCTGATTGAAAAGGAGCTATTTGGTGAAGTAGATCCTACCATCCACACCTTGGTCTGGCCCTCGACCGGCAACTATGGCATTGGCGGGGCCTATGTTGGTTGCCGTATGGGTTTTGACAGCGTGGTCATCCTACCCGAGGAGATGAGCAAAGAGCGCTTCGAGATTATCCGCCGTTACGGAGCGCGGGTTATCGCTACACCAGGTTGTGAGAGCAATGTCAAGGAAATCTACGACAAGTGCAAAGAACTGAAAGCTGCCGATCCTGAACGCATTCGCATCCTCAATCAGTTCGAGGTCTTTGGCAACTACCGCTTTCATTATTATGTTACTGGAAATACTATTGCGGAACTCGCTACTGAGTTACAACAGCAGGGCATTGGCAAAGGGAAAGTGGCAGCCTACGTCTCGGCGATGGGTTCAGCAGGGACGATCGCCGCTGGTGACCGCCTCAAGCAAATCTGGCCAGAGCACAAGATCGTCGGTTTGGAGCCTATCCAGTGTCCGACACTTTTCTGCAACGGCTATGGCGGGCATGATATCCAAGGCATCGGTGACAAGCACGCTACGTGGATCCACAACGTATGGAACATGGATGCCCTGATGTGCATTGACGACCTGGAATGCAAAAAGGGGCTCCAATTGTTGACCGAGGTCGCCGGCTGGCGCGTGCTGACCCAGGACTATGGCATTCCTGAGAATACAGTGCACCTGATGGCCGAAACCTTTGGCATCTCTGGTGTGTGCAACGTGTTGGGTGCGATCAAAACTGCCAAATTCTATGGTTTTGGCAAGGATGACATCATCGTTACGATTCTGACTGACGCTATTGACCGCTACCATTCGGTCATGGCGCAATTGACCGCTACCTATGGCAAGATGGACGAAACAGAAGCCAAGGTGAGGCTGGTAAGCATCTTCCACAATCAAAAATTGGACTGGATCATGGAAGGCACACGCGAGGCGCGCAGCCGCTGGCACAACTTGAAATACTACACTTGGGTGGAACAACAGGGCAAAACTATCGAGGAATTGAACGCGCAACGCAACCCGGAATTCTGGCTGGCGGAACAAGTGCGCGTTGCCGAGATAGATGCCAAGTTGCGAGAACTACGGGGACGATAGAATAGGAAAGAGAAACCAGGTTTTTCTCCCAAACCTGGTTTCTCATCAGCAAGATAGGACGCGACCCTCCAGGTCATACTCCAAAGCGCGTTCAATTTTGGCTTTGACCATTTGTCCTACCGGCCATTCGCCGCGCATGAGCACATAGCCATCAATCTCTGGCGCGTCGCGATAGCAGCGGCCAACGCTCAAGCCATCTCCAAACCCTTCGACCAGCACATTTAGCGTGCGTCCAACCTGCATCTGGTTGCGTGTCAGCGATATGCCACGCTGCAGCTCCATCAGCCGCGCGTAGCGCTCTTCAGCTACTTCGCGGGGTACCGGATTGGGCAGGCTAGCCGCTGCGGTGCCTTCCTCGGGCGAGTAGATAAAAGCGCCCACCTTATCAAAAGCTATCTCTGCCATAAAGTCCAGCAGCACGGTGAACTCTTCTTCTGTTTCACCAGGATAGCCCACGATGAAGGTTGTACGCAGAGCGATGTCGGGCATGGCTTGGCGCAGCCTTGCGATCAACTGCCGCACGCCTGCTATATCAGGGGAGCGCTGCATACGGCGCAGGGTAGCGGGATGGGCGTGTTGCAATGGAATATCGAGGTAATGACAGACCTGGGGGTGGCGAGCCATGATTTCAATCAGGCGTGGAGTAATATGCTGTGGATAGGTGTACATCACCCGCAGCCAAGGAAGCTGGGGCACAGTTGCCAGCATATCCTCAATGAGAGAGGACAGAGCATCCTTCTCCCCCAGGTCGCGGCCGTATGCCGTCGTATCCTGGGCAATCAGGATGATCTCCAGTACTCCTTGTTCAACCAATTGCCGAGCCTCCTCCAGGACAGCCCTGCGCGTCTTGCTGCGCTGTGGCCCCTTGATGAGGGGTATAGCGCAAAAAGCGCATGGCGCACTGCAGCCATCGGCAATCTTCAAATAAGCGCTGGGGCCTTGCGCTTGGCGGCGCATGGGGGTGACAACGGATACCTCACCGCGAGGTCGTACCGAAGCCTCTGCTGCTAGGCCAAACAGCTGGGCAACACACAAGTTGATGTTCGCCCATTCTCTGGTACCGAGAATGCCATCCACGCCTGGCACTGCACGTCGCACCCCTACCCCATAGCGTTGTGGCAGGCATCCAGCAGCCAGCAGAACCTGGCCACTCCGCTTGCGCTCAGCCAGTTTCTGCAGCGCAGCATATGATTCTTCTCGCGCGGGCTCTATGAAAGCGCAGGTGTTCACGATCAACAAATCGGCACGACCGGGCTGCTCTACCTTGCGCCACCCTGCTTCTTGCAGCAGACTAGCCATGGCCTCCGCATCCACAGTGTTCTTGGGACATCCTAACGAGAGAAGATAGAAGCGCTTTCTCATATGCGTTCAAAAGATAGAACAGCGAGGCAGTGCAGATTGCTTGCCGACTTATGCGCAGAACCATGCAGTTTGTGTGGCATCTCAAGGGGTTGCGGTTGGCATTGACGTGCGCGTGGGCGTTCCCGGCACAATCCACTCTTGTTCAACGACCTCATCCGGCGGACCCAATGGCCCGAGGGCCTGACCGTTCAGTGTCACCAGAGTGGCAGCGGGTTTGCCGCTGCGCAGCACAATTCGTTCACGCGCAGTCCAGGTGCTCTTGGCTCCAGGTTCGAGGAATCCAGCAAAGACCCGTTCATCATCTGCAATCACCAATAGCCAAGCCCGCTCCCCTACGATTTCGACGCTCAATTCCAGGCCCACTGTGGTCGGCATTGGGGTAGAAGTAGGAGTGGGAACAGCGGTCCAGGTTGGTGACGGCGAAGCCGTTGGCGTAGGCGGGGGCGGTGTTGGGGTAGGCGTCGGAGGCGCAATAGTAGGAGTGGCTGTAGCAGTAGCACGCGCCAACGGCCATGCCAGTGCAAAGGGCGCTCTACCACGGTATCTCTGGTACCCCCACCAGCCCAAGACAGCCAGAACAACAGCCAACACGACCAACCCCAGCGGCCACAGCGAGCGCAGTGTCACTGGCTCAAGGGGTTCATTCAGCACGCTGAAGGCAGGTGCCGCTGCAGCAGGTGCGGCGGGTGCAGAGTATAGAGAAAGCACCTGCTGTGGATCGAGACCCAGGTAAATGGCATAGTTTCTCAGGAAGCCCTTCA
Proteins encoded in this window:
- a CDS encoding pyridoxal-phosphate dependent enzyme, coding for MAKASKLITGPTFEEMLHPDKIDPQVRQRALEMRIKDPLDPINLYNITWRSPQGKVYAYVLPKQLTNVEAPIVVLYSKDFPTGSHKVGATYSVLIEKELFGEVDPTIHTLVWPSTGNYGIGGAYVGCRMGFDSVVILPEEMSKERFEIIRRYGARVIATPGCESNVKEIYDKCKELKAADPERIRILNQFEVFGNYRFHYYVTGNTIAELATELQQQGIGKGKVAAYVSAMGSAGTIAAGDRLKQIWPEHKIVGLEPIQCPTLFCNGYGGHDIQGIGDKHATWIHNVWNMDALMCIDDLECKKGLQLLTEVAGWRVLTQDYGIPENTVHLMAETFGISGVCNVLGAIKTAKFYGFGKDDIIVTILTDAIDRYHSVMAQLTATYGKMDETEAKVRLVSIFHNQKLDWIMEGTREARSRWHNLKYYTWVEQQGKTIEELNAQRNPEFWLAEQVRVAEIDAKLRELRGR
- a CDS encoding ornithine carbamoyltransferase is translated as MRTDSFRGRDFITLLEWSKEEVETILDVALDLKRRFALGEPHDHILRAKTLFMIFYNQSLRTRNSFEAGMTQLGGHAHYLDPERIYTPALPGKEVAYSTERVSDVARVLSRMGHAIAIRCYGDPVDWVYGGANELIRNFAYWADIPVLNMEDDKYHPFQALADILTVKEKFGTFKGVKFVMSWAYSPSVHKPRAVPQSAIIAATKMGMDVTLAHPPEMELDPEVIQACQNYAKVNGSSFRIVHDFEQAAKGAHVLYPKAWAPVQMFKPPVGEDNPKLAQEIFDRHKDWKATPEYMALADPEAIYMHCLPADRGWEVVDAVIDNTDPKSGWRSVVYDEAENRLHVQKAVMSLVMR
- the rimO gene encoding 30S ribosomal protein S12 methylthiotransferase RimO translates to MRKRFYLLSLGCPKNTVDAEAMASLLQEAGWRKVEQPGRADLLIVNTCAFIEPAREESYAALQKLAERKRSGQVLLAAGCLPQRYGVGVRRAVPGVDGILGTREWANINLCVAQLFGLAAEASVRPRGEVSVVTPMRRQAQGPSAYLKIADGCSAPCAFCAIPLIKGPQRSKTRRAVLEEARQLVEQGVLEIILIAQDTTAYGRDLGEKDALSSLIEDMLATVPQLPWLRVMYTYPQHITPRLIEIMARHPQVCHYLDIPLQHAHPATLRRMQRSPDIAGVRQLIARLRQAMPDIALRTTFIVGYPGETEEEFTVLLDFMAEIAFDKVGAFIYSPEEGTAAASLPNPVPREVAEERYARLMELQRGISLTRNQMQVGRTLNVLVEGFGDGLSVGRCYRDAPEIDGYVLMRGEWPVGQMVKAKIERALEYDLEGRVLSC
- a CDS encoding helix-turn-helix domain-containing protein, with amino-acid sequence MGELGETLRKAREAKGLSLAQVEEATKILSTYLQALENEEFERLPAPVYVKGFLRNYAIYLGLDPQQVLSLYSAPAAPAAAAPAFSVLNEPLEPVTLRSLWPLGLVVLAVVLAVLGWWGYQRYRGRAPFALAWPLARATATATPTIAPPTPTPTPPPPTPTASPSPTWTAVPTPTSTPMPTTVGLELSVEIVGERAWLLVIADDERVFAGFLEPGAKSTWTARERIVLRSGKPAATLVTLNGQALGPLGPPDEVVEQEWIVPGTPTRTSMPTATP
- a CDS encoding ABC transporter ATP-binding protein, with translation MTRLLEIKDLYVSYGGVQALRGISLHVDEGEIVTIIGANGAGKSTLLNAISGVVPISNGEIIYEGQPLPRRAHQVVARGIAQVPEGRQVFANLTVKENLIIGAFLRRDAQGIAADLERVYRIFPRLREREGQYAGSLSGGEQQMLVIGRGLMSHPRLMLMDEPSLGLAPMLVQEIFKVIREINQEGTTLLLVEQNARKALAIAHRAYVLETGEIVREGSGQELLKDPVVQEAYLGTRRTAKKR